One segment of Carya illinoinensis cultivar Pawnee chromosome 1, C.illinoinensisPawnee_v1, whole genome shotgun sequence DNA contains the following:
- the LOC122310184 gene encoding uncharacterized protein LOC122310184 isoform X2, with protein MGDLYALDFDGVLCDSCGESSLSAVKAAKVKWPTLFDGVDSTTEDWIVDQMYIVRPVVETGYENLLLVRLLLEMRIPSIRKSSVSEGLTVEGILENWSKLKPVIMEEWDEKRDALVDLFGKVRDEWLEKDLTTWIGANRFYPGVPDALKFASSKLYIVTTKQSQGRSAEAASKETREPRIDSTLCGRSTSNPKECHQRARTRWMEFVSWGLGVQHSKRER; from the exons ATGGGGGATCTATACGCCCTAGACTTCGATGGAGTTCTCTGTGATAGTTGCGGAGAGAGCTCTCTTTCTGCTGTCAAG GCTGCTAAAGTGAAATGGCCTACTTTATTCGACGGAGTAGACTCGACCACGGAGGATTGGATTGTTGATCAGATGTATATA GTTCGACCTGTGGTGGAAACTGGATATGAAAATCTCTTACTTGTGAGGTTATTACTGGAGATGAGAATACCTTCCATACGGAAGTCCTCG GTTTCAGAGGGACTCACAGTCGAGGGTATACTGGAGAATTGGTCGAAGTTAAAACCTGTCATAATGGAAGAATGGGATGAGAAAAGGGATGCCCTGGTGGATCTTTTCGGAAAGGTTAGAGATGAATGGCTGGAGAAGGACTTGACAACTTGGATTGGTGCAAATAG ATTCTATCCAGGTGTTCCTGATGCACTGAAATTTGCTAGCTCGAAGTTGTATATAGTTACCACAAAACAG TCCCAAGGTAGAAGTGCTGAAGCAGCTTCAAAAGAAACCAGAGAACCAAGGATTGACTCTACA CTTTGTGGAAGATCGACTAGCAACCCTAAAGAATGTCATCAAAGAGCCCGAACTAGATGGATGGAATTTGTATCTTG GGGATTGGGGGTACAACActcaaaaagagagagatga
- the LOC122310184 gene encoding uncharacterized protein LOC122310184 isoform X1, translating to MGDLYALDFDGVLCDSCGESSLSAVKAAKVKWPTLFDGVDSTTEDWIVDQMYIVRPVVETGYENLLLVRLLLEMRIPSIRKSSVSEGLTVEGILENWSKLKPVIMEEWDEKRDALVDLFGKVRDEWLEKDLTTWIGANRFYPGVPDALKFASSKLYIVTTKQSRFADALLRELAGVTVPSERIYGLGTGPKVEVLKQLQKKPENQGLTLHFVEDRLATLKNVIKEPELDGWNLYLGDWGYNTQKERDEAATIPRIHPLQLSDFTKKLK from the exons ATGGGGGATCTATACGCCCTAGACTTCGATGGAGTTCTCTGTGATAGTTGCGGAGAGAGCTCTCTTTCTGCTGTCAAG GCTGCTAAAGTGAAATGGCCTACTTTATTCGACGGAGTAGACTCGACCACGGAGGATTGGATTGTTGATCAGATGTATATA GTTCGACCTGTGGTGGAAACTGGATATGAAAATCTCTTACTTGTGAGGTTATTACTGGAGATGAGAATACCTTCCATACGGAAGTCCTCG GTTTCAGAGGGACTCACAGTCGAGGGTATACTGGAGAATTGGTCGAAGTTAAAACCTGTCATAATGGAAGAATGGGATGAGAAAAGGGATGCCCTGGTGGATCTTTTCGGAAAGGTTAGAGATGAATGGCTGGAGAAGGACTTGACAACTTGGATTGGTGCAAATAG ATTCTATCCAGGTGTTCCTGATGCACTGAAATTTGCTAGCTCGAAGTTGTATATAGTTACCACAAAACAG AGCCGATTTGCAGATGCTTTACTGCGAGAGCTTGCAGGAGTAACAGTACCTTCCGAGAGAATATATGGCCTTGGAACTGG TCCCAAGGTAGAAGTGCTGAAGCAGCTTCAAAAGAAACCAGAGAACCAAGGATTGACTCTACA CTTTGTGGAAGATCGACTAGCAACCCTAAAGAATGTCATCAAAGAGCCCGAACTAGATGGATGGAATTTGTATCTTG GGGATTGGGGGTACAACActcaaaaagagagagatgaagCTGCTACCATTCCCAGGATTCATCCTCTTCAGCTCTCTGACTTTACCAAGAAGCTGAAATAA